Proteins found in one Aethina tumida isolate Nest 87 chromosome 1, icAetTumi1.1, whole genome shotgun sequence genomic segment:
- the LOC109597875 gene encoding U-scoloptoxin(01)-Cw1a-like — protein MKLLLVHSVLLYVTVQGGHYIIPGSTPYDGYHDLHLHHNPPLHPTFASVPRTSFSCQGRDPGYYADVETGCQAYHICEHNSVGSFLCTNGTLFNEQFQVCDQFYNVRCGSPYIDL, from the exons atgaagtTGCTGCTGGTCCATTCTGTTTTATTGT ATGTGACAGTCCAAGGTGGACATTATATTATACCAGGTTCGACGCCTTATGATGGATATCACGATTTACATCTTCATCACAATCCCCCATTACATCCCACTTTCGCCAGTGTGCCAAGAACCAGTTTTTCTTGTCAAGGAAGAGATCCAGGATATTATGCTGACGTAGAAACAGGATGTCAG GCTTATCACATCTGCGAACACAATTCCGTTGGTTCATTCCTTTGCACGAATGGAACTTTGTTCAATGAACAATTTCAAGTCTGCGATCAATTCTATAATGTCCGTTGTGGATCCCCCTatatagatttataa